Proteins found in one Rhinolophus ferrumequinum isolate MPI-CBG mRhiFer1 chromosome 9, mRhiFer1_v1.p, whole genome shotgun sequence genomic segment:
- the MAP3K6 gene encoding mitogen-activated protein kinase kinase kinase 6 isoform X1, translating into MAGPCSRPGALERAGSCWQDPLAEALSRGRSIAAPPDRVCTRSRPLSVVYVLTLEPQPGVESETGAEADPLPLRCLREACAQLPGQRPRPQLRTLPFGKLALGDTAALDSFYNADVVVLEVSSSLAQPSLFYHLGVRESFSMTNNVLLCSQADLPDLQALREDVFQKNSDCVGSYTLIPYVVTATGRVLCGDAGLLRGLADGLVQAGVSTEALLTPLVGRLARLLEATPTDSCGYFRETIRQDIRQAKERFSGQQLRQELARLQRRLDSVELLSPDIIMNLLLSYRDVQDYSAIIELVETLQTLPTCDVAEQHNVCFHYTFALNQRNRPGDREKALAVLLPLVQCGGSVAPDLYCMCGRVYKDMFFSSGFQDAVHREQAYHWYRKAFDVEPSLHSGINAAVLLIAAGQHFEDSDELRLIGMKLGCLLARKGCVEKMQYYWDVGFYLGAQILANDPTQVALAAEQLYKLNAPIWYLVSMMETFLLYQHFRPTPEPLGGPPRRAHFWLHFLLQSCQLLGTASPQENQCSVLVLEMNQVLLPARLEVQGMNPVSSVTLSLLESETQDVPSSWTFSVASICGVSASKRDERCCFLYVLPPAQDFQLCFPSVGHCQWFCGLIQALVTNPDSTAPAEEAEGVGEVPEFDYEYTETGERLVLGKGTYGVVYAGRERHTRVRIAIKEIPERDSRFSQPLHEEIALHKRLRHKNIVRYLGSASQGGYLKIFMEEVPGGSLSSLLRSVWGPLQDNESTISFYTRQILQGLSYLHDNRIVHRDIKGDNVLINTFSGLLKISDFGTSKRLAGITPCTETFTGTLQYMAPEIIDQGPRGYGKAADIWSLGCTVIEMATGCPPFHELGSPQAAMFQVGMYKVHPPMPRSLSAEAQAFLLRTFEPDPRLRASAQALLGDPFLQPGKRSRSPGSPRHAPRHSDAPSASPTPSADSTAQSQTFSHPQAPSQYPPSPPKRCLSYGDPSQLRVPEEPGAEEPVSPEESSGLSLLHQESKRRDMLAEVLKQELPTLAENLCLEQEQGPRLGRNHVEQLLRCLGEYIHTSNRRQLAQELRALQGQLQAQGLGPLLLHGPLFSFPDAVKQVLRRRQIRPHWMFVLDSLLSRAVRAALAVLGPEVEKDIVLPTPEELSKEESQPKQDIPLQQNLLPRESEQGSPPLMVQLGLLRAETDRLRDVLAEKERKCQVLVQQTLQLVNEGARTCALASEPPAGAVDQGLVQWLQELNVDSGTIQTLLNHSFTLHVLLTCATKDDLIYTHIRGGMICRIWRAILAQRAGSTAIIPGLQEAE; encoded by the exons ATGGCGGGGCCGTGCTCGCGGCCGGGGGCTCTAGAGCGCGCCGGCAGCTGCTGGCAGGACCCGCTGGCTGAGGCGCTGAGCAGGGGCAGGTCGATCGCGGCGCCCCCGGACCGGGTTTGCACGCGAAGCCGGCCGCTCAGCGTGGTCTACGTGCTGACTCTGGAGCCACAGCCCGGGGTAGAGTCGGAGACAGGAGCCGAGGCGGATCCGCTGCCCCTCCGCTGCCTGCGCGAGGCCTGCGCACAGCTCCCGGGACAACGGCCGCGGCCGCAGCTGCGAACCCTGCCCTTTGGGAAGTTGGCGCTGGGAGACACCGCGGCGCTGGATTCCTTCTACAACGCGG ACGTGGTGGTGCTGGAGGTGAGCAGCTCCTTGGCACAGCCTTCCCTGTTCTACCACCTTGGTGTGCGTGAGAGCTTCAGCATGACCAACAACGTGCTTCTCTGCTCCCAGGCTGACCTCCCTGACCTGCAGGCCCTACGG GAGGATGTTTTCCAGAAGAACTCA gaTTGTGTTGGCAGCTACACGCTGATCCCCTATGTGGTGACAGCCACTGGTCGGGTGCTGTGTGGTGATGCAGGCCTCCTGAGGGGCCTGGCTGATGGGCTAGTGCAGGCTGGGGTGAGCACTGAGGCCCTGCTCACACCCCTAGTGGGCCGGCTTGCCCGCCTACTGGAGGCGACACCCACAGACTCTTG TGGCTATTTCCGGGAGACCATTCGGCAGGACATCCGGCAGGCCAAGGAGCGGTTCAGCGGGCAGCAGCTGCGGCAGGAGCTGGCTCGCCTGCAGCGGAGACTGGACAGCGTAGAGCTGCTGAGCCCCGACATTATCATGAACCTGCTGCTGTCCTACCGAGATGTGCAG GACTACTCGGCCATCATTGAGCTGGTGGAGACGCTGCAGACCTTGCCCACCTGTGATGTGGCCGAGCAGCACAACGTCTGCTTCCACTATACCTTTGCCCTCaacca GAGGAACAGGCCTGGGGACCGGGAGAAGGCACTGGCTGTGCTGCTGCCACTGGTACAGTGTGGAGGCTCTGTGGCACCTGACCTATACTGCATGTGTGGCCGTGTCTACAAGGACATGTTCTTCAGCTCTGGCTTCCAGGATGCTGTGCACCGGGAGCAGGCCTATCACTG gTATCGGAAGGCTTTTGACGTTGAGCCCAGCCTCCACTCAGGCATCAATGCCGCTGTGCTGCTCATTGCTGCTGGACAGCACTTTGAGGACTCTGATGAGCTCCGGCTCATTG GCATGAAGCTGGGCTGCCTACTGGCCCGAAAAGGCTGTGTGGAGAAGATGCAGTATTACTGGGATGTGGGCTTCTACCTGGGAGCTCAGATCCTTGCTAATGACCCCACCCAGGTAGCACTGGCTGCAGAGCAGCTGTACAAGCTCAACGCCCCCATATG GTACCTGGTGTCCATGATGGAAACCTTCCTGCTATACCAGCACTTCAGACCCACGCCAGAGCCCCTTGGAGGACCTCCACGCCGTGCCCATTTCTGGCTTCACTTCTTGCTACAGTCCTGCCAGCTGCTCGGGACGGCCAGTCCCCAAGAGAACCAGTGCTCC GTCCTGGTCTTAGAGATGAACCAAGTGCTGTTGCCGGCGAGGCTCGAAGTTCAGGGCATGAATCCTGTGAGCTCAGTGACCCTGAGCCTGCTGGAGTCTGAGACCCAG GACGTTCCATCCAGCTGGACCTTCTCAGTCGCCTCCATCTGTGGTGTTAG CGCCTCCAAGAGGGATGAGCGCTGCTGCTTCCTCTACGTGCTTCCCCCGGCTCAGGACTTCCAGCTGTGCTTCCCCAGCGTAGGGCACTGCCAGTG GTTCTGTGGCCTGATCCAGGCCTTGGTGACCAATCCGGATTCCACGGCGCCTGCGGAAGAGGCGGAGGGCGTGGGGGAAGTGCCAGAG TTTGATTACGAGTACACGGAGACAGGCGAGCGGCTGGTGCTGGGCAAGGGCACCTACGGGGTCGTGTACGCGGGCCGCGAGCGGCACACGCGGGTACGCATCGCCATCAAGGAGATCCCGGAACGGGACAGCAG GTTCTCTCAGCCCCTGCATGAAGAGATTGCTCTGCACAAGCGCCTGCGCCACAAGAACATCGTGCGCTACCTGGGCTCAGCTAGCCAGGGCGGCTACCTCAAGATCTTCATGGAGGAAGTGCCTGGAG GCAGCCTGTCCTCCTTGCTGCGGTCAGTGTGGGGACCCCTGCAGGACAATGAGAGCACCATCAGTTTCTATACCCGCCAGATCCTGCAGGGACTCAGCTACCTGCATGATAACCGAATTGTGCATCGCGACATCAAG GGGGACAACGTGCTGATCAACACGTTCAGCGGGCTGCTCAAGATTTCTGACTTTGGTACCTCCAAGCGGCTGGCGGGCATCACACCTTGCACTGAGACCTTCACAG GGACCCTGCAGTATATGGCTCCAGAAATCATTGACCAGGGCCCACGAGGGTATGGGAAGGCGGCTGACATCTGGTCATTGGGCTGCACTGTAATTGAGATGGCCACAGGTTGTCCACCCTTCCATGAGCTAGGGAGCCCACAGGCTGCCATGTTTCAG GTGGGCATGTACAAGGTGCATCCACCAATGCCCCGTTCTCTGTCAGCCGAGGCCCAAGCCTTCCTCCTACGAACTTTTGAGCCAGACCCCCGCCTCCGAGCCAGTGCTCAAGCACTGCTGGGGGATCCCTTCCTGCAGCCTGGAAAGAGAAGCCGAAGCCCTGGATCCCCTCGACATGCTCCACGGCACTCAG ACGCCCCTTCAGCCAGCCCTACTCCTTCAGCTGACTCAACCGCCCAGTCCCAGACATTTTCGCACCCTCAGGCACCTTCTCAGTACCCACCCAGTCCCCCGAAGCGCTGCCTCAGTTATGGGGACCCCAGCCAGCTCCG GGTGCCTGAGGAGCCCGGGGCCGAGGAGCCCGTGTCCCCTGAGGAGAGTTCAGGGTTGAGCCTGCTTCATCAAGAGAGCAAGCGCCGGGACATGCTGGCCGAAGTGCTCAAGCAAGAGCTGCCCACTCTGGCGGAGAATCTGTGCCTGGAACAAGAACAG GGTCCTCGTCTGGGCAGAAATCATGTGGAACAGCTACTGCGCTGCCTCGGGGAGTACATCCACACTTCCAACCGCAGGCAGTTGGCCCAGGAACTGCGGGCCCTGCAAGGGCAGCTGCAGGCCCAGGGCCTTGGGCCTCTGCTTCTGCACGGACCACTCTTCTCCTTCCCTGATGCG GTGAAGCAGGTCCTCCGCAGGCGCCAGATCCGCCCACACTGGATGTTTGTGCTGGACTCATTGCTCAGCCGTGCTGTACGGGCAGCCCTGGCAGTGCTGGGCCCAG AGGTGGAGAAGGATATTGTTCTACCAACGCCGGAGGAGTTGAGTAAAGAGGAGTCCCAGCCAAAGCAAGACATCCCGCTCCAGCAGAACTTGCTCCCAAGGGAATCCGAGCAGGGCTCCCCACCTCTGATGGTGCAGCTGGGCCTCTTGCGAGCAGAGACTGATAG GCTGCGAGATGTCCTGGCTGAAAAGGAACGGAAGTGTCAGGTCCTGGTGCAACAAACTCTACAGCTGGTGAATGAAGGGGCCAGGACTTGTGCCCTGGCCTCAGAGCCCCCAG CTGGTGCAGTGGACCAGGGCCTGGTGCAGTGGCTACAGGAACTGAATGTGGATTCAGGCACCATCCAGACG CTGCTGAACCACAGCTTCACCCTCCATGTCCTACTGACCTGTGCCACTAAAGATGACCTCATCTACACCCACATCAG GGGAGGGATGATATGCCGAATCTGGAGAGCCATCttggcacagcgagcaggatcCACGGCCATTATCCCTGGCCTCCAAGAGGCTGAATGA
- the MAP3K6 gene encoding mitogen-activated protein kinase kinase kinase 6 isoform X2, which produces MAGPCSRPGALERAGSCWQDPLAEALSRGRSIAAPPDRVCTRSRPLSVVYVLTLEPQPGVESETGAEADPLPLRCLREACAQLPGQRPRPQLRTLPFGKLALGDTAALDSFYNADVVVLEADLPDLQALREDVFQKNSDCVGSYTLIPYVVTATGRVLCGDAGLLRGLADGLVQAGVSTEALLTPLVGRLARLLEATPTDSCGYFRETIRQDIRQAKERFSGQQLRQELARLQRRLDSVELLSPDIIMNLLLSYRDVQDYSAIIELVETLQTLPTCDVAEQHNVCFHYTFALNQRNRPGDREKALAVLLPLVQCGGSVAPDLYCMCGRVYKDMFFSSGFQDAVHREQAYHWYRKAFDVEPSLHSGINAAVLLIAAGQHFEDSDELRLIGMKLGCLLARKGCVEKMQYYWDVGFYLGAQILANDPTQVALAAEQLYKLNAPIWYLVSMMETFLLYQHFRPTPEPLGGPPRRAHFWLHFLLQSCQLLGTASPQENQCSVLVLEMNQVLLPARLEVQGMNPVSSVTLSLLESETQDVPSSWTFSVASICGVSASKRDERCCFLYVLPPAQDFQLCFPSVGHCQWFCGLIQALVTNPDSTAPAEEAEGVGEVPEFDYEYTETGERLVLGKGTYGVVYAGRERHTRVRIAIKEIPERDSRFSQPLHEEIALHKRLRHKNIVRYLGSASQGGYLKIFMEEVPGGSLSSLLRSVWGPLQDNESTISFYTRQILQGLSYLHDNRIVHRDIKGDNVLINTFSGLLKISDFGTSKRLAGITPCTETFTGTLQYMAPEIIDQGPRGYGKAADIWSLGCTVIEMATGCPPFHELGSPQAAMFQVGMYKVHPPMPRSLSAEAQAFLLRTFEPDPRLRASAQALLGDPFLQPGKRSRSPGSPRHAPRHSDAPSASPTPSADSTAQSQTFSHPQAPSQYPPSPPKRCLSYGDPSQLRVPEEPGAEEPVSPEESSGLSLLHQESKRRDMLAEVLKQELPTLAENLCLEQEQGPRLGRNHVEQLLRCLGEYIHTSNRRQLAQELRALQGQLQAQGLGPLLLHGPLFSFPDAVKQVLRRRQIRPHWMFVLDSLLSRAVRAALAVLGPEVEKDIVLPTPEELSKEESQPKQDIPLQQNLLPRESEQGSPPLMVQLGLLRAETDRLRDVLAEKERKCQVLVQQTLQLVNEGARTCALASEPPAGAVDQGLVQWLQELNVDSGTIQTLLNHSFTLHVLLTCATKDDLIYTHIRGGMICRIWRAILAQRAGSTAIIPGLQEAE; this is translated from the exons ATGGCGGGGCCGTGCTCGCGGCCGGGGGCTCTAGAGCGCGCCGGCAGCTGCTGGCAGGACCCGCTGGCTGAGGCGCTGAGCAGGGGCAGGTCGATCGCGGCGCCCCCGGACCGGGTTTGCACGCGAAGCCGGCCGCTCAGCGTGGTCTACGTGCTGACTCTGGAGCCACAGCCCGGGGTAGAGTCGGAGACAGGAGCCGAGGCGGATCCGCTGCCCCTCCGCTGCCTGCGCGAGGCCTGCGCACAGCTCCCGGGACAACGGCCGCGGCCGCAGCTGCGAACCCTGCCCTTTGGGAAGTTGGCGCTGGGAGACACCGCGGCGCTGGATTCCTTCTACAACGCGG ACGTGGTGGTGCTGGAG GCTGACCTCCCTGACCTGCAGGCCCTACGG GAGGATGTTTTCCAGAAGAACTCA gaTTGTGTTGGCAGCTACACGCTGATCCCCTATGTGGTGACAGCCACTGGTCGGGTGCTGTGTGGTGATGCAGGCCTCCTGAGGGGCCTGGCTGATGGGCTAGTGCAGGCTGGGGTGAGCACTGAGGCCCTGCTCACACCCCTAGTGGGCCGGCTTGCCCGCCTACTGGAGGCGACACCCACAGACTCTTG TGGCTATTTCCGGGAGACCATTCGGCAGGACATCCGGCAGGCCAAGGAGCGGTTCAGCGGGCAGCAGCTGCGGCAGGAGCTGGCTCGCCTGCAGCGGAGACTGGACAGCGTAGAGCTGCTGAGCCCCGACATTATCATGAACCTGCTGCTGTCCTACCGAGATGTGCAG GACTACTCGGCCATCATTGAGCTGGTGGAGACGCTGCAGACCTTGCCCACCTGTGATGTGGCCGAGCAGCACAACGTCTGCTTCCACTATACCTTTGCCCTCaacca GAGGAACAGGCCTGGGGACCGGGAGAAGGCACTGGCTGTGCTGCTGCCACTGGTACAGTGTGGAGGCTCTGTGGCACCTGACCTATACTGCATGTGTGGCCGTGTCTACAAGGACATGTTCTTCAGCTCTGGCTTCCAGGATGCTGTGCACCGGGAGCAGGCCTATCACTG gTATCGGAAGGCTTTTGACGTTGAGCCCAGCCTCCACTCAGGCATCAATGCCGCTGTGCTGCTCATTGCTGCTGGACAGCACTTTGAGGACTCTGATGAGCTCCGGCTCATTG GCATGAAGCTGGGCTGCCTACTGGCCCGAAAAGGCTGTGTGGAGAAGATGCAGTATTACTGGGATGTGGGCTTCTACCTGGGAGCTCAGATCCTTGCTAATGACCCCACCCAGGTAGCACTGGCTGCAGAGCAGCTGTACAAGCTCAACGCCCCCATATG GTACCTGGTGTCCATGATGGAAACCTTCCTGCTATACCAGCACTTCAGACCCACGCCAGAGCCCCTTGGAGGACCTCCACGCCGTGCCCATTTCTGGCTTCACTTCTTGCTACAGTCCTGCCAGCTGCTCGGGACGGCCAGTCCCCAAGAGAACCAGTGCTCC GTCCTGGTCTTAGAGATGAACCAAGTGCTGTTGCCGGCGAGGCTCGAAGTTCAGGGCATGAATCCTGTGAGCTCAGTGACCCTGAGCCTGCTGGAGTCTGAGACCCAG GACGTTCCATCCAGCTGGACCTTCTCAGTCGCCTCCATCTGTGGTGTTAG CGCCTCCAAGAGGGATGAGCGCTGCTGCTTCCTCTACGTGCTTCCCCCGGCTCAGGACTTCCAGCTGTGCTTCCCCAGCGTAGGGCACTGCCAGTG GTTCTGTGGCCTGATCCAGGCCTTGGTGACCAATCCGGATTCCACGGCGCCTGCGGAAGAGGCGGAGGGCGTGGGGGAAGTGCCAGAG TTTGATTACGAGTACACGGAGACAGGCGAGCGGCTGGTGCTGGGCAAGGGCACCTACGGGGTCGTGTACGCGGGCCGCGAGCGGCACACGCGGGTACGCATCGCCATCAAGGAGATCCCGGAACGGGACAGCAG GTTCTCTCAGCCCCTGCATGAAGAGATTGCTCTGCACAAGCGCCTGCGCCACAAGAACATCGTGCGCTACCTGGGCTCAGCTAGCCAGGGCGGCTACCTCAAGATCTTCATGGAGGAAGTGCCTGGAG GCAGCCTGTCCTCCTTGCTGCGGTCAGTGTGGGGACCCCTGCAGGACAATGAGAGCACCATCAGTTTCTATACCCGCCAGATCCTGCAGGGACTCAGCTACCTGCATGATAACCGAATTGTGCATCGCGACATCAAG GGGGACAACGTGCTGATCAACACGTTCAGCGGGCTGCTCAAGATTTCTGACTTTGGTACCTCCAAGCGGCTGGCGGGCATCACACCTTGCACTGAGACCTTCACAG GGACCCTGCAGTATATGGCTCCAGAAATCATTGACCAGGGCCCACGAGGGTATGGGAAGGCGGCTGACATCTGGTCATTGGGCTGCACTGTAATTGAGATGGCCACAGGTTGTCCACCCTTCCATGAGCTAGGGAGCCCACAGGCTGCCATGTTTCAG GTGGGCATGTACAAGGTGCATCCACCAATGCCCCGTTCTCTGTCAGCCGAGGCCCAAGCCTTCCTCCTACGAACTTTTGAGCCAGACCCCCGCCTCCGAGCCAGTGCTCAAGCACTGCTGGGGGATCCCTTCCTGCAGCCTGGAAAGAGAAGCCGAAGCCCTGGATCCCCTCGACATGCTCCACGGCACTCAG ACGCCCCTTCAGCCAGCCCTACTCCTTCAGCTGACTCAACCGCCCAGTCCCAGACATTTTCGCACCCTCAGGCACCTTCTCAGTACCCACCCAGTCCCCCGAAGCGCTGCCTCAGTTATGGGGACCCCAGCCAGCTCCG GGTGCCTGAGGAGCCCGGGGCCGAGGAGCCCGTGTCCCCTGAGGAGAGTTCAGGGTTGAGCCTGCTTCATCAAGAGAGCAAGCGCCGGGACATGCTGGCCGAAGTGCTCAAGCAAGAGCTGCCCACTCTGGCGGAGAATCTGTGCCTGGAACAAGAACAG GGTCCTCGTCTGGGCAGAAATCATGTGGAACAGCTACTGCGCTGCCTCGGGGAGTACATCCACACTTCCAACCGCAGGCAGTTGGCCCAGGAACTGCGGGCCCTGCAAGGGCAGCTGCAGGCCCAGGGCCTTGGGCCTCTGCTTCTGCACGGACCACTCTTCTCCTTCCCTGATGCG GTGAAGCAGGTCCTCCGCAGGCGCCAGATCCGCCCACACTGGATGTTTGTGCTGGACTCATTGCTCAGCCGTGCTGTACGGGCAGCCCTGGCAGTGCTGGGCCCAG AGGTGGAGAAGGATATTGTTCTACCAACGCCGGAGGAGTTGAGTAAAGAGGAGTCCCAGCCAAAGCAAGACATCCCGCTCCAGCAGAACTTGCTCCCAAGGGAATCCGAGCAGGGCTCCCCACCTCTGATGGTGCAGCTGGGCCTCTTGCGAGCAGAGACTGATAG GCTGCGAGATGTCCTGGCTGAAAAGGAACGGAAGTGTCAGGTCCTGGTGCAACAAACTCTACAGCTGGTGAATGAAGGGGCCAGGACTTGTGCCCTGGCCTCAGAGCCCCCAG CTGGTGCAGTGGACCAGGGCCTGGTGCAGTGGCTACAGGAACTGAATGTGGATTCAGGCACCATCCAGACG CTGCTGAACCACAGCTTCACCCTCCATGTCCTACTGACCTGTGCCACTAAAGATGACCTCATCTACACCCACATCAG GGGAGGGATGATATGCCGAATCTGGAGAGCCATCttggcacagcgagcaggatcCACGGCCATTATCCCTGGCCTCCAAGAGGCTGAATGA